DNA from Pelodiscus sinensis isolate JC-2024 chromosome 1, ASM4963464v1, whole genome shotgun sequence:
cagccttccacaaaccttgggcagggacaccactcctaccccctggctaataccactccatggacccaacctccatgacttgatctcacttccctttaaactctgttctagttctagccttcacagcctcctgcagcaaggagttccacaggttgactctttgctttgtgaagaacaactttctgttactagtttgaagcctgctacccattcctttcctttggtgtcctctagtccttctttatgggaactaatgatctcatgcatgatctcaaaataaaaaggagtcatataaaaatggaaactaggacaaataacaaaggatgaatataggcaagcaacacgggaatgcaggggcaagattagaaaggcaaaggtacaaaatgagatcaaactagctacaggcataaagggaaacaagaagaccttttataaatacattaaaagcaagaggaagaccaaggacagggtacgcccactgcttagtgaggagagagaagcagtaacaggaaacttggaaatggcggagatgctcaatgacttctttgtttcggtcttcaccgagaagtctggaggtgtgcctaacgtagtgaatacaagcagagagagggtaagtttagaagataggatacacaaagaaaaagttaaaaatcacttaggaaagttagatgtcagcaagtcaccaggtcctgatgaaatgcatcccaggatactcaaggagctgatagaggaggtatctgagcctttagctttgatttttgaaaaatcatggcagacaggggagattccagaagactggaaaagggcaaatattgtgcccatctataaaaaggggaataagaacaacccaggaaactacagaccggtcagtttaacatctgtcccagggaagataatggagcaggtaattaaggaaatcatatgcaaacacttggaaggtaataaagtgataggaaatagccagcatgggtttgtgaagaacaagtcatgccaaactaatctgatagctttctttgataggataacgagccttgtggataagggagaagcggtggatgtcatatacctagactttagtaaggcatttgatacggtctcgcatgatattcttattgataaactaggcaaatataacttagatagggccacgataaggtgggtgcataattggctggataaccgtagtcagagagttgttgttaacggttctaaatcctgctgggacccgtactgttcaatatcttcatcgatgatgtagatattgggatagagagtacgcttattaagtttgcagatgataccaaactgggtggggttgcaacttctttggaggatagggacataattcaaaatgaccttagcaagttagagaaatggtcagaggtaaacaggatgaggtttaataaagagaaatgcaaagtgctccacttaggaaggaacaatcagttccatacgtacaagatgggaagcgactgtctaggaaggagcatggcggaaagggatctaggggtcatagtggaccataagttgaatatgagtcaacagtgtgatactgttgcaaaaaaagcaaatatgattctaggttgtatcaacaggtgtgttgtaagcaaaactcgtgaagtcattctgccgctctactctgcactagttaggcctcagctggagtactgtgtccagttctgggcaccacatttcaagaaagatgtggagaaattggaaagggtacagagaagagcgacaagaatgattaaaggtttagagaatatgacctatgaagccaggcttcatgaactgggcttgtttagtttggaaaaaagaagattaagtggggacatgatagcggttttcaaatatctaaaagggtgtcacaaggaggaaggagaaaatttgtttctcttggtttctgtggacaggacaaggagtaatgggcttaaagtgcagcaggggaggtttagattggacattaggaaaaaattcctaactgtcagggtggtcaaatatcgGAATAAATTGgcaagggagatggtggaatctcgctagagatatttaagaacaggttagatagacatctgtcagggatggtgtagacggagcttgatcctgccttgagggcgggaggctggactcgatgacctctcgaggtcccttccagtcctattattctatgattctatgattctaatgaagaacttttctgtatgcaccctctccacccaactcctgcttttagagacctctatcctttcccccctccatctcctcttttctaagctgagaagtcccagtctctttagcctctcttcatatgggacctgttcccaacccctgatcattttagttgccctcccctcttccaccctctctcttcccctctcccacctccttttcccagtctcccccagttttgttcaataaagacagattccattttggaagacacgttatctttattttgtacatcaagaagaggggctagggaagggtaagtggaaggaggtgagggaggaatggggcacgagcccccgatgaggaggactgggctggctctgcgggcttctgggggtggaagctctcctgcagccccccaattgacccctctccccagatggcagcctgcggcaagtgcagccgggctgatggctgagtggtgtgatgtgcccagtgtgggtagtccgggcaatccaagccaggactgctttgcaagcggggcacccctgagaactgtctgtccggggtgggggtcgggaccctttaagcacagccatcagctagcctgagacagcatctccacgctctaagtcctcctctgatgccctgccggcactgcttctggccatccttaaccccacttcagggtccacttaatgtggacatgctagttcgaattagcaaaacgctaattcgaactagttttttagtctggatccgttagttcgaattagattaattcgaattaactaatttgaactaagttagttagaattaacgttgtagtgtagacatacccttgtttatCTCATTTGTACATTCATAATCCCAATCCTTCCAGTCTCTTTCTACTTGAGAGTTTCCTGGCCTCTGGATTATTCCCATTCCATTTGCTTGAACCACTCTAGTTCTTCAATATCTGCAGTGAGAATGATGCCAAGCACTTCATGGAGGAATCCCAAGAAGGGTGGAACACTGACTGATGAATCTTATGGCATGGTTATTTTTTTATgattccccatcccactcctcCTGGATCCAATTTTTTTCTTAGTTTCTTTCTCTGCTTCCATAGTCTCCAAGGTTTCAGAAGCTGTGTACCATGATCCCGAGGTCCCTGTCCCAAATTCATATAGTTAAATTAGGGCCTTATTAGGTGTGTGAGGAATTCAAGATTTTCCATCCAATATTACAACCCACTTCAGTTAttgacactgaatttcatctactCTCATGGGGTACTTCTACACAAcggcgttatttcagaataagtggcgttattccgaaataaaatagtccatgactacactacaagcagttatttcgacatgatgtcaaaataatgtcgagctggagagttgcttactctgactcctgtaaccctcattttatgaagagtaaaagaagtcggaggaagagtgctctttctcagacttcctgctgtggagacagcgccaaaagctgaaataagccatttcaactcaagctactcaattgacataaatcaaattaagctacacaccTTGAgctttgctctgctgtgtagacgtgcccattgTGTCCATTCACCTGACTTGGTTTGCTCCCTGTATGGAGTACTCTGGACTTAACAATGAATTTAACGAGATGGTGCCTTCTGTTTTGTTACCACCTCAAAGCTCACCCTCTTTCTATATATACATTTCATATGTTTTGTTATAAATTGTGTCATTCCCCTCACTGTGCCTGTCTCCTTTCACAGATACGTGGAGCATCAATAGACAAATGGACCACTTCCTGGCACCTCTCAACCTCACCTTCTCAGGACCTTCAACATTCATCCTTATGGGCATCCCTGGTCTGGAACATGCCCATGTCTGGATTTCCATCCCTTTTTCTGTGTTCTACATTATTGGCCTGTTGGGAAATTTCACAGTTCTCTTTGTTGTGAGCaaagagcagaccctgcacaagcCGATGTACCTGCTGCTTTGCATGTTGGCAGTAACAGATATTGGGACGTCTACCTCCATCGTGCCGAAGGCACTCAGTATATTTTGGTTCAAATTGAAAGGCATTGCAGTGGatggctgcctcacccagatgttcttccttCATTCGGCTTCCGTGATGCACTCAGCTGTCCTTGTGATAATGGcctttgatcgctacgtggccatatgTAACCCTCTGAATTATGGCACCATCCTCAGCAATGCACGAATAGCCAAGCTAGGGCTAGTGGGTTTGATAAGAGCTGTTCTCTTCATCCTGCCCATGCCCCTGCTCCTGAGTAGGCAGACATTTTGTACCAACTGCATTATCCACCATAGTTTCTGTGACCACATGGCTGTGATAAAGATGTCAAATGGAGACACAACAGTGAACAGGATGTATGGTTTGGTGATAGCAATTGTAGTCAATGGGTTAGACCTTATTCTCATTGCCTTTTCCTATGGTCTGATCCTCAGGGCAGtcctcagtctctcctccaagacagcccaccagaaagccctcaacacctgcacAGCCCACCTATGTGTGATACTGACGTCTTATacaccctcactcttctcctctctAACACATCGGTTTGGCCAGGGAATCGCTCCACATGTTCACATCATTTTGGCCAACctctgtttcctcctcccccccatgctcaacccTATTATTTATGGGGTCAAAACAAAAGAGCTTCGAGACAAAGTGAGGAAATACATGTGCAGGAGGTGATCACCTGGAAACATTAATTGGAATCTTGCATGACAAGAATGAGAAAGGATGTCTCCTCATTAATCAAGGTTGCTCTGTTATCTCTGGAATGTGCTCACGGCCTGTGCCTAGTACCTTAGAGGTCTGAATGTTTCTGTATTATCAGTcctgttcttgccaacttctgtgaACAGGGCCCTGTCTCTGGCTCACAGCTTTACTTTGCTTTACAGGAGCAGTTTTGACTACTGCagtctaggcctcaggcctcacacctAGCCTGTAAAATGttggcttatgtttcaggccctcctCTTACTACATTGTCAAAGTCGTCAGAATAGATGTTGAGATTGTGTGTTGGTGTTTGTGAAACAAAGTTTTCCCCCAAATATCCAGATGATTGACTTGTTTGTGGTACTAAGTCCTTCTGCTGCTCTCAGGCCTGCGTGACCTACATCGCTCGATACCTCATTGTTGCCTTACTTTGTGAAGACCTTGGACCATTGGAACAACACTGGGGAGTTTTGGATCTGGCTTGCTGGCCTTCCACTCAGGCGAGCCAAATTGAGCAGTTTTGTGTTAAAGGTCCCAAAACCATGGATGCTGCTGGGGAAAAGACAGTAGTGAGCTTGTCTTCCTACCTCTTTTGTTTCTGTTCTTTTAGCAATGCTGCTGCAGATAGACTGTTTTCCCAGATGAACTACAGCACAGATATTCACAAATGTCAATTACAGACTTTTGGTTATTGGTGGAATCTTGTGTTTTGTGATTTAACATATTGGGCTCTTAAAGCAGTAATTCCTTTTTCACCACAATATCTTACAGCCTATAGGGCTAACAGGTTTGCTTGACTATATATGTATATTTCCTCATAGATTTCTTATTCACTTAAGGTTTGATGATATAATTACTCGcagatttacttggcattgctcaggtccaaAACACGGggtattttttttggaaaatgtacaCATTTTAGTTAAATGattgtatatttaaaaattacagtgttatttttataaaACGAAATTTCATTTTGGGTTTCTTATAAACAGGATGAGAAAAATTTGACCATTTCATTTTcttagtaattaaaaaaaaaattaaaattacatcAAATGCATGTTTTCTTCATGTCTGTAAACCCGCATCATTCagtatattttaacaaaaaagggctagagTCAATTTGGCTTCTAATAACATTGCCTGCTAATTTTCAGGCCTTATGTATTGATTTAGCTGTGTCAAAACTGAGCCCTGTGCCACACTTCTCCATTTGATCTCTTTTCTGCCCAGTTTATTgaaaagcaatcctattccagaagCATCCTatgtttctggctcatcttgttTAGGTCTCTGTCCACATTCACGCAATTATGTcgattttgaggactgtacttaaTGTGGTGTTTCTGTGCCTTTTCTGTTTGGCTTTATGAGAAACCATCCCAACCCAGgcacattttcctggcacaatcaaacccttgtgtcattttaagttataataagaggaagctgtatactgaatttggtggtcctagctcttaccttttaggagttCTTAAtcagacaaacaaactctctaaaatacatagtaaatTATAATAGATTGCAAGAGATTTATATTGAAGTAGTTTGGCTGTAATATGAGGGACCTATAGGCCACACCCTGTATGCtgagctaaggcaaagttagCCAACCCATGTCTGGGCTCCTTGATTTAGATAGCAAAgtcaatttgcatatatttgggCCCTTTTACCTAGATCGATTGGGATAAGATAATGGAACCTTGAATAGCTTAGGGCACTTCCACAAATACCTTCAAACTGAACAGGTACCATAATttggagaaaaaaacccaaactaacTGGCTAAAACCAGATAGAATAATCAGGTAGGACAGAAATAACCAATGTAATACAGAACCATAAAAGGGACCATGGTCATAAATTGGCACATACGATAATAAGTTAAGATCAGTAATAATACTGACCTGTAAGAAAAAGACAATTCACCATTAATAAgaggagaaataaataaatagaaagggAAACATTCCCTACTGAAA
Protein-coding regions in this window:
- the LOC102464017 gene encoding olfactory receptor 52K1-like; this translates as MDHFLAPLNLTFSGPSTFILMGIPGLEHAHVWISIPFSVFYIIGLLGNFTVLFVVSKEQTLHKPMYLLLCMLAVTDIGTSTSIVPKALSIFWFKLKGIAVDGCLTQMFFLHSASVMHSAVLVIMAFDRYVAICNPLNYGTILSNARIAKLGLVGLIRAVLFILPMPLLLSRQTFCTNCIIHHSFCDHMAVIKMSNGDTTVNRMYGLVIAIVVNGLDLILIAFSYGLILRAVLSLSSKTAHQKALNTCTAHLCVILTSYTPSLFSSLTHRFGQGIAPHVHIILANLCFLLPPMLNPIIYGVKTKELRDKVRKYMCRR